Proteins encoded in a region of the Vitis riparia cultivar Riparia Gloire de Montpellier isolate 1030 chromosome 7, EGFV_Vit.rip_1.0, whole genome shotgun sequence genome:
- the LOC117919422 gene encoding uncharacterized protein LOC117919422 → MFTQGLDSNALKWVGEEKKKDISVLIPTQGLQCDPIASLRNGGRGFGLPPSDKFRSGYMPSGIIPVSRAIPRSGDDSGSGSDMDIGTDSEDDIHIGQDSLDSSPQDNRIPVSAGPKYPTPLQKHRCTEDVERMGDGGGGFSVGRHGCTEDGTSDSAAGSGVSSTQFRSLGGVMPHRAMNASESNVSLRTDTEMAAEQLVEWLQDFYARGMQKLSGDDDIPSAPPFVGSSLEINQDRDQISSSTVTINEPNTTKNIPSSTTAQENSSNRIPDPSASIAETTASLGSLPARLPTFHASGQGPWCAVISYDACVRLCLHSWAGGCMEAPLFLDNECALLRNAFGLEQVLLQSEEELLARRSSDIVSEGVAPKLKKIIGKMKVQTRKVKMARDPPTGCSFTSLKQPTINMESFWFRFSKLKSTLHSGWVAVRKVNFAPRIPVNGSFSSRSLAYMHASTRYIKQVSGLLKIGVTSMCNSGSPSYEAVQETYSCLLRLKSSSEEDAVRMQAGSGETHVFFPDSIGDDLIIEVQDSKGQYYGRVVAQLAAITDEPSDKLRWWSIYHEPEHDLVGRIQLYINYSTIVDENSHLKCGSVAETVAYDLVLEVAMRVQRFQQRHLLLHGPWKWLVTEFASYYGVSDTYTKLRYLSYVMEVATPTADCLGLVHDLLLPVLMKCSSRGVLSHQENRILGEIEDQVEQILALVFENYKSLDESSPSGMLDVFVPAIGNAAPALEPAVKLYTLFHDILSSEAQLKLCKYFQAAAKKRSRRHLAETDDFISSNNESTLMDSVTLCTAYQKMKSLCLNIRNEIFADIEIHNQHVLPSFIDLPNLSSAIYSVELCNRLQAFLLSCPPSGPSPPVTELVIATADFQKDIACWNISPIKGGVDAKELFHLYIIVWIQDKRLALLDSCKLDKVKWCGIRTQHSTTPFVDEMYERLKETLNEYEIIIRRWPEYTIVLENAVADVEKAVLEALEKQYADVLSPLKDNLATKILGLKYVQKFAKRTVNTYTVPGELGILLNSMKRMLDVLRPKIETQLKSWGSCIPDGGNAVAGERLSEVTVMLRAKFRNYVQAIVEKLAENTRVQSATKLKKIIQDSEETVVESDVQSRMQPLKDLLTKTIDHLYTVFEVHVFIAICRCYWDRMGQDVLSFLENRRENQSWYKGSRIAVSILDDTFASQMQQLLGNALQEKDLEPPRSIMEVRSMLCKDAVNHKENNYYF, encoded by the exons ATGTTTACACAAGGCCTTGATAGTAATGCCCTAAAGTGGGTTGGAGAG gagaagaagaaagatatttCGGTTTTGATTCCTACCCAGGGACTTCAATGTGATCCTATTGCTAGTCTAAGAAATGGTGGGCGAGGCTTTGGGTTGCCTCCTTCAGACAAGTTCCGTAGTGGGTATATGCCATCAGGAATAATTCCAGTATCACGTGCTATACCCAGGAGTGGTGATGATAGTGGGTCTGGATCAGACATGGACATAGGCACCGATTCAGAGGATGACATACACATTGGGCAGGACTCGCTTGATTCATCACCCCAAGATAATAGAATTCCCGTTTCTGCGGGTCCCAAATATCCAACTCCATTGCAAAAGCATAGGTGTACAGAAGATGTGGAGAGAATGGGAGATGGAGGTGGTGGGTTTTCAGTTGGACGACATGGGTGTACAGAAGATGGAACATCAGATTCAGCTGCTGGCTCTGGAGTGTCCTCCACTCAATTTAGAAGCCTCGGTGGTGTTATGCCTCATCGAGCAATGAATGCTTCAGAATCAAACGTTTCTTTGCGGACAGATACGGAAATGGCAGCTGAACAG CTGGTTGAGTGGCTGCAGGATTTCTATGCCAGAGGAATGCAGAAGCTTTCTGGTGATGATGATATCCCCAGTGCACCCCCATTTGTTGGTTCTAGTCTGGAAATCAACCAAGACAGGGATCAAATTTCAAGTAGTACTGTAACCATAAATGAgccaaacacaacaaaaaacatTCCCTCAAGCACCACTGCACAGGAAAATAGCAGCAACAGAATTCCTGACCCCTCTGCAAG CATTGCTGAAACTACTGCATCTTTGGGTTCTTTGCCAGCTCGTCTTCCCACATTTCATGCAAG TGGGCAAGGTCCATGGTGTGCTGTGATTTCTTATGATGCATGTGTTCGGCTTTGTCTTCACTCATGGGCTGGGggttgcatggaagcacccctcTTCTTGGATAATGAATGTGCACTGTTGCGAAATGCATTTGG tCTGGAACAAGTACTACTACAATCAGAGGAAGAACTGTTGGCAAGACGATCTTCAGATATAGTCAGTGAGGGAGTTGCACCAAAACTGAAGAAAATCATTGGAAAAATGAAAGTTCAAA CACGAAAAGTGAAAATGGCTCGAGACCCACCTACTGGCTGCAGTTTTACATCTCTAAAGCAACCAACAATAAATATGGAATCATTTTGGTTTCGTTTCTCCAAATTAAAATCAACCCTTCATTCTGGATGGGTTGCTGTGAGGAAAGTTAATTTTGCTCCCCGTATACCTGTAAATGGTTCTTTTTCAAGTCGGAGTTTAGCATATATGCATGCAAGCACTCGATATATAAAACAGGTCTCTGGACTCTTAAAAATTGGGGTGACTAGTATGTGCAACAGCGGTTCGCCATCTTATGAAGCAGTGCAAG AAACCTATTCTTGTTTATTGAGATTGAAAAGTTCATCTGAAGAGGATGCAGTTCGCATGCAAGCAGGATCTGGTGAAACCCATGTATT CTTCCCAGATAGCATTGGCGATGATCTGATAATTGAAGTCCAAGATTCTAAAGGACAGTATTATGGTCGTGTTGTAGCTCAATTGGCCGCTATCACAGATGAGCCA AGTGACAAGCTCCGCTGGTGGTCTATATATCATGAGCCAGAGCATGATCTTGTGGGCAGAATACAACTATACATAAACTATTCAACTATTGTGGATGAGAATAGTCATCTTAAG TGTGGTTCCGTTGCAGAAACTGTGGCATATGACTTGGTGTTAGAAGTTGCAATGAGAGTTCAACGTTTTCAGCAAAGACATTTGTTGCTACATGGTCCATGGAAGTGGTTAGTGACCGAATTTGCCTCCTACTATGGAGTTTCAGATACATACACCAAGTTAAG ATACTTATCATATGTTATGGAAGTAGCAACACCCACTGCAGACTGCCTAGGCTTGGTCCATGACTTGCTGCTACCTGTGTTAATGAAATGCTCCAGTAGGGGTGTTTTAAGCCATCAAGAG AATCGCATCCTTGGGGAGATTGAGGATCAAGTTGAGCAGATTCTTGCTTTGGTTTTTGAGAACTACAAGTCCCTTGATGAATCATCTCCATCAGGAATGTTGGATGTTTTTGTGCCTGCAATTGGAAATGCAGCTCCTGCTTTGGAACCTGCTGTAAAGCTTTACACTCTATTCCATGACATCTTGAGTTCTGAGGCTCAGTTGAAGCTTTGCAAATATTTTCAG GCTGCTGCAAAGAAGAGATCAAGAAGGCACTTGGCTGAAACGGATGACTTTATTTCCAGTAATAATGAGAGCACATTGATGGATTCTGTGACTCTTTGTACAGCTTACCAGAAGATGAAATCATTGtgtttaaatattagaaatgaaatttttgctGACATTGAGATCCACAATCAGCATGTTCTGCCCAG TTTTATTGATCTACCAAATCTTTCTTCAGCCATATATAGTGTGGAGCTATGCAATAGATTGCAAGCCTTCCTTCTTTCGTGTCCTCCTTCTGGCCCCTCGCCTCCTGTGACTGAACTTGTTATTGCAACAGCAGACTTCCAAAAGGATATAGCTTGCTGGAACATTAG TCCTATCAAAGGTGGAGTGGATGCGAAAGAATTATTTCACTTGTATATAATTGTCTGGATTCAAGACAAGCGTCTTGCTTTGCTCGACTCATGCAAACTAGATAAG GTAAAGTGGTGTGGAATCAGAACACAACACTCTACCACACCCTTTGTAGATGAAATGTATGAGCGGCTGAAGGAGACATTGAATGAATATGAAATCATCATTCGTCGCTGGCCAGAATATACAATTGTTTTGGAGAAT GCTGTTGCAGATGTTGAGAAGGCAGTTTTAGAAGCTTTGGAGAAGCAATATGCCGATGTTTTATCACCATTGAAGGACAATCTGGCAACTAAGATATTGGGGCTCAAATATGTGCAGAAATTTGCAAAACGAACAGTAAACACCTATACAGTCCCTGGAGAG CTGGGAATTCTTTTAAATTCCATGAAAAGGATGCTGGATGTGCTGCGGCCCAAGATAGAAACCCAGTTGAAGTCATGGGGTTCTTGCATCCCTGATGGTGGAAATGCAGTGGCAGGTGAGCGTCTCAGTGAAGTAACTGTGATGCTTAGAGCCAAATTCAGAAATTATGTGCAAGCAATTGTTGAGAAACTTGCAGAGAAT ACAAGGGTGCAGAGTGCCACAAAATTGAAGAAGATAATCCAGGACTCAGAAGAAACCGTGGTAGAATCAGATGTACAAAGTAGAATGCAGCCATTGAAGGATCTTCTAACAAAGACAATTGACCACCTTTATACCGTCTTTGAAGTTCATGTGTTCATAGCAATCTGCCGATGTTATTGGGACCGGATGGGACAG GATGTGCTAAGTTTTTTGGAGAATAGGAGAGAGAACCAGTCTTGGTATAAAGGCTCACGAATCGCTGTGTCT ATTTTAGATGACACATTTGCATCACAAATGCAACAATTACTTGGAAATGCACTGCAAGAGAAAGACCTGGAGCCACCCAGATCGATAATGGAAGTGCGGTCCATGCTCTGTAAGGATGCTGTAAACCACAAGGAGAACAACTACTATTTCTAG
- the LOC117918947 gene encoding protein CURVATURE THYLAKOID 1D, chloroplastic, translating to MELCTTRAFSNLHHRTLFNPLANRLRWKTTSIPFKQSPISRTSPGSLYFNNPLLRASISEGSSSGADQYIGEERDSVLVMEDIPATEENIYNEVIPTEAPIEDSQVEEQTVAFEFLDNLKFDSEDPYSILLYGTGALTALWFASAIVGAIDSIPIFPKLMEIVGLGYTLWFSARYLIFKQNRDELAAKIEELKQQVLGSEDE from the exons ATGGAGCTCTGCACTACTCGCGCTTTCTCTAATCTTCACCACCGCACCCTCTTCAATCCTCTCGCAAATCGTCTCCGATGGAAAACAACATCTATCCCCTTCAAACAATCTCCAATCTCTCGAACCAGTCCAG gTTCTCTTTATTTCAATAATCCATTGTTGAGGGCATCAATATCCGAAGGATCATCAAGTGGAGCAGATCAGTATATCGGAGAAGAGCGTGACAGTGTACTAGTCATGGAAGATATTCCAGCAACTGAAGAAAACATATACAATGAAGTTATTCCAACAGAAGCACCCATAGAAGATTCACAAGTGGAAGAGCAGACAGTGGCTTTTGAGTTTCTGGATAATCTCA AGTTTGACTCAGAAGATCCATATTCTATTCTCCTATATGGTACCGGTGCCTTGACTGCCTTGTGGTTTGCATCAGCCATCGTTGGCGCCATCGATTCTATTCCAATA TTTCCCAAGTTGATGGAAATCGTGGGTCTGGGCTACACATTATGGTTCAGTGCCCGCTATCTAATCTTCAAG CAAAATAGGGATGAGTTGGCTGCTAAAATTGAAGAGCTCAAGCAGCAGGTTCTAGGTTCAGAAGATGAGTAA
- the LOC117918946 gene encoding protein CHAPERONE-LIKE PROTEIN OF POR1, chloroplastic-like isoform X1 yields the protein MTLCGLASSPSIYRLRKPAQEPWSLTRQVPDFLNIRKSRENMELFGLERNYWTGSMRRCNIQRTHLIKCAMDSSYSNMANDPTAIFPRINIRDPYKRLGISREASEEEIQAARNFLVQKYAVHKPSVEAIESAHDKIIMQKFYERKNPKINIKKKVRDVTQSRVVQAVVSRFRTPSMNFIIKTSIAFIILGALTVLFPTEEGPTLQVAISLIATIYFIYNRLKSKMRAFLYGAGAFILSWLLGTFLMVSVIPPILKGPRSLEVTTSLTTYVLLWVSSTYLK from the exons ATGACTCTGTGTGGATTGGCTAGTAGTCCATCAATATATCGTCTCCGCAAACCTGCACAGGAGCCCTGGTCACTAACCAGGCAAGTTCCTGATTTTCTAAATATTAGGAAATCCAGAGAAAACATGGAGTTATTTGGTCTAGAAAG AAATTATTGGACTGGTTCGATGCGGAGATGTAATATACAAAGAACTCACTTGATCAAGTGTGCAATGGATTCTTCCTACAGCAACATGGCAAATGACCCAACTG CCATCTTTCCCAGAATCAATATAAGGGACCCATACAAAAGACTTGGTATTAGCAGGGAGGCTTCTGAAGAAGAAATCCAGGCTGCCAGGAACTTTCTGGTGCAGAAATATGCAGTGCACAAGCCAAGTGTGGAAGCAATTGAGTCTGCCcatgacaaaataataatgcAGAAGTTCTATGAGAGGAAGAACCCAAAAATCAACATCAAGAAAAAGGTTAGGGATGTAACTCAGTCCCGTGTTGTCCAGGCTGTTGTGAGCAGATTTCGTACCCCATCTATGAACTTCATCATAAAAACATCAATTGCATTTATAATACTCGGGGCTCTCACTGTTCTCTTTCCAACGGAGGAAGGCCCTACTCTTCAGGTGGCCATTTCCCTGATTGCGAccatatatttcatatataatcgACTGAAGAGCAAAATGCGAGCATTCCTCTATGG GGCAGGAGCTTTTATTCTCTCGTGGCTACTGGGAACCTTCTTGATGGTGTCTGTGATTCCACCAATACTTAAAGGGCCTAGGAGTTTGGAAGTGACAACTTCATTGACAACCTATGTGCTTCTTTGGGTTTCTTCTACTTATCTTAAATAG
- the LOC117918946 gene encoding protein CHAPERONE-LIKE PROTEIN OF POR1, chloroplastic-like isoform X2 — MTLCGLASSPSIYRLRKPAQEPWSLTRNYWTGSMRRCNIQRTHLIKCAMDSSYSNMANDPTAIFPRINIRDPYKRLGISREASEEEIQAARNFLVQKYAVHKPSVEAIESAHDKIIMQKFYERKNPKINIKKKVRDVTQSRVVQAVVSRFRTPSMNFIIKTSIAFIILGALTVLFPTEEGPTLQVAISLIATIYFIYNRLKSKMRAFLYGAGAFILSWLLGTFLMVSVIPPILKGPRSLEVTTSLTTYVLLWVSSTYLK, encoded by the exons ATGACTCTGTGTGGATTGGCTAGTAGTCCATCAATATATCGTCTCCGCAAACCTGCACAGGAGCCCTGGTCACTAACCAG AAATTATTGGACTGGTTCGATGCGGAGATGTAATATACAAAGAACTCACTTGATCAAGTGTGCAATGGATTCTTCCTACAGCAACATGGCAAATGACCCAACTG CCATCTTTCCCAGAATCAATATAAGGGACCCATACAAAAGACTTGGTATTAGCAGGGAGGCTTCTGAAGAAGAAATCCAGGCTGCCAGGAACTTTCTGGTGCAGAAATATGCAGTGCACAAGCCAAGTGTGGAAGCAATTGAGTCTGCCcatgacaaaataataatgcAGAAGTTCTATGAGAGGAAGAACCCAAAAATCAACATCAAGAAAAAGGTTAGGGATGTAACTCAGTCCCGTGTTGTCCAGGCTGTTGTGAGCAGATTTCGTACCCCATCTATGAACTTCATCATAAAAACATCAATTGCATTTATAATACTCGGGGCTCTCACTGTTCTCTTTCCAACGGAGGAAGGCCCTACTCTTCAGGTGGCCATTTCCCTGATTGCGAccatatatttcatatataatcgACTGAAGAGCAAAATGCGAGCATTCCTCTATGG GGCAGGAGCTTTTATTCTCTCGTGGCTACTGGGAACCTTCTTGATGGTGTCTGTGATTCCACCAATACTTAAAGGGCCTAGGAGTTTGGAAGTGACAACTTCATTGACAACCTATGTGCTTCTTTGGGTTTCTTCTACTTATCTTAAATAG
- the LOC117918835 gene encoding protein CHAPERONE-LIKE PROTEIN OF POR1, chloroplastic-like isoform X2, which translates to MTLCGLASSPSIYRLRKPAQEPWSLTRNYWTGSMRRCNIQRTHLIKCAMDSSYSNMANDPTAIFPRINIRDPYKRLGISREASEEEIQAARNFLVQKYAVHKPSVEAIESAHDKIIMQKFYERKNPKINIKKKVRDVTQSRVVQAVVSRFRTPSMNFIIKTSIAFIILGALTVLFPTEEGPTLQVAISLIATIYFIYNRLKSKMRAFLYGAGAFILSWLLGTFLMVSVIPPILKGPRSLEVTTSLTTYVLLWVSSTYLK; encoded by the exons ATGACTCTGTGTGGATTGGCTAGTAGTCCATCAATATATCGTCTCCGCAAACCTGCACAGGAGCCCTGGTCACTAACCAG AAATTATTGGACTGGTTCGATGCGGAGATGTAATATACAAAGAACTCACTTGATCAAGTGTGCAATGGATTCTTCCTACAGCAACATGGCAAATGACCCAACTG CCATCTTTCCCAGAATCAATATAAGAGACCCATACAAAAGACTTGGTATTAGCAGGGAGGCTTCTGAAGAAGAAATCCAGGCTGCCAGGAACTTTCTGGTGCAGAAATATGCAGTGCACAAGCCAAGTGTGGAAGCAATTGAGTCTGCCcatgacaaaataataatgcAGAAGTTCTATGAGAGGAAGAACCCAAAAATCAACATCAAGAAAAAGGTTAGGGATGTAACTCAGTCCCGTGTTGTCCAGGCTGTTGTGAGCAGATTTCGTACCCCATCTATGAACTTCATCATAAAAACATCAATTGCATTTATAATACTCGGGGCTCTCACTGTTCTCTTTCCAACGGAGGAAGGCCCTACTCTTCAGGTGGCCATTTCCCTGATTGCGAccatatatttcatatataatcgACTGAAGAGCAAAATGCGAGCTTTCCTCTATGG GGCAGGAGCTTTTATTCTCTCGTGGCTACTGGGAACCTTCTTGATGGTGTCTGTGATTCCACCAATACTTAAAGGGCCTAGGAGTTTGGAAGTGACAACTTCATTGACAACCTATGTGCTTCTCTGGGTTTCTTCTACTTATCTTAAATAG
- the LOC117918835 gene encoding protein CHAPERONE-LIKE PROTEIN OF POR1, chloroplastic-like isoform X1 — MTLCGLASSPSIYRLRKPAQEPWSLTRQVPDFLNIRKSRENMELFGLERNYWTGSMRRCNIQRTHLIKCAMDSSYSNMANDPTAIFPRINIRDPYKRLGISREASEEEIQAARNFLVQKYAVHKPSVEAIESAHDKIIMQKFYERKNPKINIKKKVRDVTQSRVVQAVVSRFRTPSMNFIIKTSIAFIILGALTVLFPTEEGPTLQVAISLIATIYFIYNRLKSKMRAFLYGAGAFILSWLLGTFLMVSVIPPILKGPRSLEVTTSLTTYVLLWVSSTYLK, encoded by the exons ATGACTCTGTGTGGATTGGCTAGTAGTCCATCAATATATCGTCTCCGCAAACCTGCACAGGAGCCCTGGTCACTAACCAGGCAAGTTCCTGATTTTCTAAATATTAGGAAATCCAGAGAAAACATGGAGTTATTTGGTCTAGAAAG AAATTATTGGACTGGTTCGATGCGGAGATGTAATATACAAAGAACTCACTTGATCAAGTGTGCAATGGATTCTTCCTACAGCAACATGGCAAATGACCCAACTG CCATCTTTCCCAGAATCAATATAAGAGACCCATACAAAAGACTTGGTATTAGCAGGGAGGCTTCTGAAGAAGAAATCCAGGCTGCCAGGAACTTTCTGGTGCAGAAATATGCAGTGCACAAGCCAAGTGTGGAAGCAATTGAGTCTGCCcatgacaaaataataatgcAGAAGTTCTATGAGAGGAAGAACCCAAAAATCAACATCAAGAAAAAGGTTAGGGATGTAACTCAGTCCCGTGTTGTCCAGGCTGTTGTGAGCAGATTTCGTACCCCATCTATGAACTTCATCATAAAAACATCAATTGCATTTATAATACTCGGGGCTCTCACTGTTCTCTTTCCAACGGAGGAAGGCCCTACTCTTCAGGTGGCCATTTCCCTGATTGCGAccatatatttcatatataatcgACTGAAGAGCAAAATGCGAGCTTTCCTCTATGG GGCAGGAGCTTTTATTCTCTCGTGGCTACTGGGAACCTTCTTGATGGTGTCTGTGATTCCACCAATACTTAAAGGGCCTAGGAGTTTGGAAGTGACAACTTCATTGACAACCTATGTGCTTCTCTGGGTTTCTTCTACTTATCTTAAATAG
- the LOC117918880 gene encoding cysteine desulfurase, mitochondrial, translating to MASRLHSSRLFKTLKTTSPICRLRHLSTATAAAAKESYEDADGINMKGVKISGRPLYLDMQATSPVDPRVLDAMLPYYLSSFGNPHSRTHLYGWESDLAVEKARAQVAALINASPKEIVFTSGATESNNISVKGVMHFYKEKKRHVITTQTEHKCVLDSCRHLQQEGFEVTYLPVGSDGIVDIDLMRSAIRPDTGLVSVMTVNNEIGVIQPVEEIGNICRELGVPFHTDAAQALGKIPVDVEKMNVSLMSLSGHKIYGPKGVGALYMRRRPRIRVEPQMNGGGQERGIRSGTVPTPLVVGMGAACELAMKEMEYDDKRISALQERLLNGIKAKLDGVVVNGSKEKRYAGNLNLSFAYVEGESLLMGLKEVAVSSGSACTSASLEPSYVLRALGVDEDMAHTSIRFGIGRFTTEAEIDRAVELTVQQVEKLREMSPLYEMVKEGIDIKSIQWAQH from the coding sequence ATGGCTTCCAGGCTTCATTCTTCCAGACTCTTCAAAACCCTCAAAACTACCAGTCCCATCTGCCGCCTCCGCCACCTTTCTACGGCTACAGCGGCGGCGGCGAAGGAATCGTATGAGGATGCAGATGGGATTAACATGAAAGGGGTTAAAATTTCTGGAAGGCCCCTTTACCTTGATATGCAGGCAACATCCCCTGTGGACCCTAGGGTTCTTGATGCTATGCTTCCGTACTACCTCTCCAGCTTTGGGAATCCTCATTCCCGGACTCATCTCTATGGTTGGGAATCGGATCTCGCTGTGGAGAAGGCTAGGGCGCAGGTGGCGGCGCTAATCAATGCCTCTCCTAAGGAAATTGTCTTCACCTCCGGCGCCACTGAATCCAACAACATCTCCGTCAAAGGCGTCATGCACTTCTACAAGGAGAAGAAGCGCCACGTCATCACTACGCAAACGGAGCACAAGTGTGTTCTTGACTCCTGCCGTCATTTACAGCAGGAAGGTTTCGAGGTCACATACCTTCCCGTAGGGTCTGATGGGATTGTTGATATTGATCTAATGCGGTCCGCGATTAGGCCCGATACAGGGCTCGTGTCGGTGATGACTGTGAATAATGAGATTGGTGTGATTCAGCCGGTTGAAGAAATAGGGAATATATGTAGAGAGTTGGGTGTTCCGTTTCATACTGATGCGGCTCAGGCTTTGGGCAAGATTCCCGTTGATGTGGAGAAGATGAATGTGAGTTTGATGTCTTTGAGTGGGCATAAGATTTATGGGCCCAAGGGAGTTGGGGCCCTGTATATGCGGCGGAGGCCAAGAATTAGGGTTGAGCCGCAGATGAACGGTGGTGGGCAAGAAAGGGGAATTCGCAGTGGGACAGTCCCAACACCGCTGGTTGTGGGAATGGGGGCAGCATGTGAGCTGGCAATGAAGGAAATGGAGTATGATGATAAGCGAATATCTGCTTTGCAAGAAAGGCTGCTTAATGGGATCAAGGCAAAACTTGATGGTGTGGTGGTAAATGGGAGTAAGGAGAAGAGGTATGCTGGGAATTTGAATTTGTCTTTTGCTTATGTTGAAGGGGAGAGTTTGCTAATGGGGCTGAAGGAAGTGGCAGTTTCAAGTGGGAGTGCATGCACAAGTGCAAGTTTGGAGCCCTCATATGTTCTAAGGGCGTTGGGGGTAGATGAGGATATGGCTCATACCTCTATTAGGTTTGGGATTGGGAGGTTTACCACAGAGGCTGAAATTGATAGGGCTGTGGAACTCACGGTGCAGCAGGTGGAGAAATTGAGAGAAATGAGCCCACTTTACGAAATGGTGAAGGAAGGAATTGATATTAAGAGTATACAATGGGCACAACACTGA